The DNA region atgaataaatatattatatggGAATAAATCTGCTGGTGGGATCAACATTTTATTAGAAGATGATCCATACCTGAAAGTATCATGTGCAGACACACAAACAGTAATATCCTTTGTCTGTACTCATAATATCTCTACTTCCCCATCTCTCTTCATAACCTCTTTCCCCCTATTTAATACCACACatgaaatttatttaacaattcttACCTCTGTGTGAAGCACAGtagagagaatataaaaatatacagggCGCAGTCTCCCCACTCCAGAAGCTTACAGttgagtgagggagaaagagaagacacaagGTAACTACAACTGAAGACAGTGTGCAGAGAGAATATATAGTAAGAGTGACACAAAGGAGCAGAGGagatcaaaggaaagaaatttcttCAGAGGGACATCATCCAGGACGACGTAGGTAGAGCTAACATTTAAAGTGAAACTTGATGACTGTGTAGGATTTTAGTAGTCAGACATTGGGAGGACAGAATTCCAAGGAAAGACATAGCTACTGGAGGGATTTCTTGACTTTGGGCATCATTTGATATTGAACTTCTGTTCCTCTTGAGAGAGTAAAAAGCAAGGACGAGtgaaatttaagataaaactACAGAATATAGAGGCTTTGAATACAGAGGACAAGAGCCAGGGCCTGGGTCCCAATTCAGGTTCTATTTATCCCCACTTCCCTTCCACTTGATCTTATTGAAGAGGCAATGTTTCAGATGGGACAGGGTATCCCTTATGCCTCCATCTAGATCTCTCTCATCTCCTCTTTCCCCCCACTGAGATCTTTAATAAGAATGAAAGGACTTCTTAGTCTCATCACTGAGAAGAGCACAAAGGGGGGGAAAGCATATATCACACAAATTAAGTCAGGTAATTTGCATacctggggaaagagagaaaccccTCCTCCCTCTATCTCCATAGTCAATTTTCCTGGATCTTCTGACACTATAtgtcaataaatatctatttttcctccttctctagACAAGAGATGAGGTGAATTGTCACATGTAAACTACAGTTTGTCATAAAAATCCCTCATAGAACAGTCTCCCAAGCACAGGTgttagaaggtggaggaaggatTCCTGTGCTATGTCTGCCTTCACACCATGAGCAGGTcatcctgcctcctgcttccaggaGCCTTGCTTCAGGTTTTCTAAAGAAGTAACAGAGATGTTCAACTCCTCCTACCAACCTTGCTCCTGTCATATCCCATTGCTTTCTGTGAAATTAGTTTAACAAATGACCAGTTTCTCACAATATCCAATCTAGATTCTTtaattagtataatttttaattctctttctggGATGTTTCAAAGACAGAGTCACACTTGGaagcaaagaagtaaataaaatagcttCTCTTAGTACCTTCCATGAGGGTGTTCtaggagaggggaggtggttctgtgcgtgtgtgcatatgaATGCAGCTGTGTATTAGGTTAGAGGGTAAAAAACAGGAGGGGATTTCCTTGCAgatgctgtttctctttctgtgcaaACCTCTTCTGACTGTAGCAGATGCAGAGGTCTCCAAGACAGCCCAGCATCTCAGCCATGAACTTCCCAGAAGGAAACTCATTAAGGTTTCTTTAAGaggtgatgaaaaataaatatcaggGTTTGGTAAAAACACACCAGCCAGGGCCAGGGGTGGAAGGCAGCTGGTTCCTTAGTGTTGATTGAACTCCTTCAGAGTTTGTCTATATgaacatgcatacacacacacacacacacacacacacacactcatgcatatACACACCATAACCAAAAAGTCTAAAAACTATGCTCATGTTTGTAGACATACTGAGAGAAACATATCCCACTCTTTGGTGCACATTTCCACTCAAATTCAAACACATATGTCTGTATATTATGTACACATGCATAGCTTTCAATGAGGAGCTTTATGAATATATGCACCCATCTTCTCCCCCTCTCCAAGCTCCTGACTGCAGGGTGGGGCACAGTGAAGGTGAAGGAGAAGTCCACAAGTATGAGCTGCATGTGTCATTAAGTGTGTCTCTGACTGTGTTCTGTAAACACagataaattgtttttaattattcaatATTTGGAATTATTCACTGTCTTTCAATTACCTCTATGccatcaagtttctttttttatatatttattattatgttcaattagccaacatatgttcaatgattcattagttgtgtataacaatCATCACCACTCTTGCCcaacttaatacccatcacccggttaccccatcccccccttctgtaaccctcagtttgtttcctggagtccagagtctctcatggtttgtcaccctctctgatttcttcccattcagttttccctgccttcccctgtaGTCCTCctcactattccttatgttctatatatgagtgaaatcctatgataattgtccttctctgcttcacttattaaacttagcataatcccttccagttccatccatgttgatgcaaatggtgggtattcatcctttctgatggctgtgtaatattccattatacatatatatatatataNNNNNNNNNNNNNNNNNNNNNNNNNNNNNNNNNNNNNNNNNNNNNNNNNNNNNNNNNNNNNNcatctcggctccttccacaatttggttATTGTGGATATGCTGCTGTGAAAATTGGGGTACATGGGCcctttctttttactacatctgtatctttagggtaaatacctagtagtgaaattgcttgGTCGTAGGATAGCTCTACTTTTAACGTCTCGAGGAAATTCTATGTTGTTTTACAGactggctgtaccagcttgcattcccaccaacagtgtaagagggttcccctttctccacatccttgccaaaatttgTTGTGccctgacttgctaattttagccattatgaaaggtgtaaggtagtatctcattgtggttttgatttgtatttccctgatggctaatgatgtgtctgttagccatttgtatgttctttggagaagtgtctgtttatgtcttctgcacatttctttACCAGATTATTTGTGTTCTGGCTGTTGAGTTTGATTAGTTCCTGATAGATCTGGGacaccagccttttatctgtaatgtcatttgcaaatatcttctcccattctgtaggttaccttttagttttgttaactgtttcctttgctatgcaaaagatttttatctttcaaactcattctatgaggccagcattaccctcatcccaaaaccaggcaaagaccccatcaaaaaggagaattacagaccaatatccctgatgaacatagatgccaaAATACTttacaagatcctagccaataggattcaacagtacattcaaaggattattcaccatgaccaagtgggatttattcctgggatgccagagtggttcaacattcataaatcaatcaacttaatagatcacattaacaaaagaagagacaagaaccgtatgatcctctcaattgatacagaaaaggcatttgacaaaatacagcatcttttcctgaatAAAACCCCtcaaagtatagggatagagagaacataacccaatatcataaaaaccatctatgaaaagcccacagctaatatcattcataatagggaaaaactgagaccttttcccTTAAtgtcaggaacaggacagggatgcccactctcaccattattgttcaacatagtactaggtCCTTGCCTcatcaatcagacaacaaaaagaaataaaaggcattcaaattgtcaaagaagaagtcaaactctctgtCTTCGCAGATGATATGAtgctctatgtggaaaacccaaaagactccacccccaagttactagaactcatacagcaattcagcaacatggcaggatacaaaattaatgcacagaagtcagttgccttcctacactaacaatgtaactgaagaatgagaaattaagcaatcaatcccatttacaatagcaccaaaaaacaataggatagctaggaataaacctaaccaaagaggtgaaggatctatactctagaaactacagaacacttatgaaagaaattgatgaagatatgaagagatgggaaaacattccatgctcatggattggaggaataAACATTCTGAAATCTGTATGCTGCGCAGAGGAATCTACACTttcgatgcaatccctatcaagatatcatcatcatctttcactgagctggaacaaacaatcctaaaattggtatagaaccagaaaagaccccaaaacaccaggggaatgttgaaaaagaaaaccaaagctgggggcatcacaatgatTGACTgtaaactatattacaaagttgtgatcataaagacagcagggtactggcacaaaaactgattcatagatcagtggaacagaatagagacccgtTAAACGGACCTTcgactttatggtcaactaatctgcaacaaagcaggaaagaatatccaatggaaaaaagacagtctcgtcaataaatggtgttgggaaaattggacagccacaggcagaagaatgaaactggaccattctgtcacaccatacacaaagataaactcaaaatgaatgaaagacctcaatgtgagacaggacccatgaaaatcctagaggagcACATGGGCAGTAACCTCCTTGACATTAGCCACAatgacttctttcaagacatgtctctaaaggtaagggaaacaaaagcaaaaatgaacttttaggacttcatcaagatatgCCATTTTTTCAAAGATCATCTAATCCTTCCTGAGCCACTACTGTGCAGAGTATAGCTCAGGGATTACAGGCACAAAACTTTGCTCAAACTGGTACAAATGTTACCTTCACTACTCACTCTGCacaaatgacttaacctctctgagccttagtttcaaCTTTTGTAAAATGAGCATAACAACACTCACCTCATTCAGCTTTGTATTACATAGCTAATTATGTAGAGTGTTTGGAATACTCAGCAAATGGTAGCTATATAAACATCATCATAATTTTGGGGCTGTGGAAATGTAAAGAAGTAATACATGACAGAGATGTTCCTTTCCCATAGGAGGTTTTAAAATCTATGACACAAGATAAATACATGGAGAAAGAAAGGACCTGTAAACCTAAAACTCTATTTTATCCCTAATGTCCAATACCTTCTTCTAAATCCAAAGAGATTTAGGAGAATTGATAGCAGATTTCAGTGCTCTAATAAgattgtgttttttcttctgtccttcatCATCCCCATGCCATACCACCTTACATACACCATATATCCACCCCAGCCTCTCATTTCAGAAGTTGACTGGAGAATTTTtgggaaaacaaagattttgagAGTTCATTTTGTACATTTCCTGTTTCTGGGCGGGAGCCCATCTGAGGCTTTCCACACCCAAGTGAGACAGCCATCCACACAGCCAGAGAGCCTGTGCCCTTCCATCTCCTAGGTCACTGTCTGAACTCAGAAAATTCTGCCTCATGTTCAATCTCTACCTGTTTCCCTTTAATATTGGCCTCTCTTCAACACCTATTCTTATAGGGGATGAGGTACACAAACCCTCAAAAGCCTAAGAAAATTCTCCAATGCCCACCTGGTAACTCCAATGCCCACCTTGACTATCAGTCAAGGTCTCTGGGATTATAGGTATCCTATAGTTTGTTATTAACCCATTAAAAACATCAGAAGATcccttaaaaacattaatttggtCCCCAGCAAGGTATAACCGCTTATTTATACATCTGGTCTCTCCTGGAAGCATTTGAAAGATGAAAGTAGCCTAATTTCCAGGACAGATAGTTAAGAACTCCTATTTCATCCCCCAACCTCCATAGCCCCTCAATTAGTGTCATCACTTTATCACTTGTTTGACTAAGGGAAAGAACAACCCTGAGGCTGGGCATGACTAGTATGACCTTCCCAGTCCCTTTCAGGCTGTCATATGAAGGAAGGGTAACAGAATTGGCAACAATCCCCACCCACCCAATGCTTGCCTGAGGGGAGCCCCCTAAGGACCAGGCCGACTCAAGGGAGGGCATTGCtggcttttttccccacagtaGGCAGAGTGCTAAACCCTGCCATAGTGACTGGAAtgggaagccaggagagaggagggcagtCAGACccctcacttctctctcttctccaaattCAACTTCCCCAGCCTAGGCCCTTCCTCTTGTGCTCCCAATTCCAGAGTTTTCAGACCTTCCATAGCGCTCATCTGAGGCCAGACATCTGTCACCCATCAGGTTAAGTAAGGGGTTCTCAAACCTGAAAGACCTTACAAATCACTTGGGAGcctgttaaaaatgtagattctgagtCAGCATATCTGCTGGGGGCGtgagattttgtatttctaagaAGCTTCCAGGTGATACCCTCACTGCTAGTTTACATAACTGTAGCAGTTGCTACAAATGTCTCCCAGGAAGAGTCTATCTGTCCACATCcttctatctgtctatcatccaGATGGCAATGAGAATCATATCTCAGCCCTTCCTGAATCAGAAATCTAGTTCCATGGCACAATACACAATACAAACCTGGCTCATAAATTCCCTTCAAATGTGAAAACACATCCTTCACAAGAGTCTCATTCCTTCATGACTCTTAAATGTCCATGTGCCTAGAATTATTGTCCCATTTCTTTTCCAACTTCCCTGTCTTCTATTTCCCAAATTGCTCCATAGGCATCAACCTCCAGGAAGTGTCTCTTGACCAatacctctctctctgtttctactAAGACTTTTCCTTCCAGAACAATGATGCCTCAATCTATATCTAGGTCTGAATTCCTCCTATTTCAGGCTGTTTTTCTCCCCATATGGGTTATCAGTACTCTCTCCCCAAAGAAGCATAGATGCACTCACAAGGTTTCTGCACCAGTTCTTCAGAAAAGCATCTAAAGGAGTAGGTAAGTATATGGGTAATAAGGCCTCTGGCAGGCTTGCCTGAAGCCACCTACTTCCTGTTGGGAACATGAGAAATTCAGCAAGTAGCAAAGtaactgccctccctccctcccagggcaggCCCCATACctaaatacaatagaaaaacaCTGGCCCTCCTATACCAAAGCATAAAACTGACTGCATCAAGAAGGATGCCTGTTGTGTCCACACTGGAGCCAGTCTCATCATCAGGGATTCCCTGGAATGAGGTAGAGCCGGTTGGGTCTTCTACCAATTTCactccttccagcccctccccacaccccatggGAAGAGATGGAGCAGGACCAGTGGAGGTCATGTCAGGCattctcctgccccagggctgtaTTGTCCTGTGGCTCTTTGAATGAACAACACTGTTCTTACTGTTGGATCTAGAGGAAATGTAGAAGCTGCTCCTTGTCCTGAGCAAGACTCCACGGGGATGGAGCAGACAGGACAGTCACCAGAACTCAGGCACAGCTGCACAGGGCAAAACTACAAGTGCCGGGTATGGTTCTAGATGCTGGGTGCAGATACAGTTCTGGATGGAGAGAAATGCTGTTTGTCAAGGAAGTCTCCCAGAAGATAGTTTTAAACTGGACATCCATGTACTCCAAGCATGTGCAAAATATTTATGGACCTGTGTCCAAAGCCAAAGACTGATTTGTCATCATGCATTTGATCGTCCATGTGTCATTCTGCCTAACATGACACAGAGGTAATGACTGTTACACAATTTGTTTCTTATTCTCAGTGCCATAACTTGAATTTAATCTTCTGTTGTGCTGTTTTAATCTGACCAAAACAGTCAGTATGATTTAAGCTTGAGAAGGGGTCAGGTtacaaaaaaatactttaaatatagaTTTACCATAGATTCTCAATACCTTAATACAAACAGCTACTTTACCAACCGCTGTTTTATCttataagaaaatctgaaaggtaGACTGTTTTTACTGCTAGAGGAATATCTTTCACAGGATGAAAAGGATCATCATCCATATTTGTGCAAAGAATATGTATTAACGTTTAGTAGTTCATCCAGAAGTttaaggtaataataataatataaagactGACACCAAAGTCTTCTCTTAGCCCTATTCTAAAAGATCACGTTTTCTATATGGCATAGAAAAACGTATtttcagaatgaatgaaaaataaatcctgtagttttccccccaaaaaataaaataaaataaaaaataaaggaatagcaCATGCTAGCCTGAAAGAAGAGAATTTTCCATACCAAGGAAATGTGTAAGGCTCCGTTCAATTTAAGATGAATTTATTAAATGCTCATTATGTGCCTGGACCCCAGCTGGATGCTCTGAAAGTGAACAGGATACACTCCTTACCCATGATCTATAATcaggaacaaaaaaagaaaataaagataactgTGGTATGCTATTTTTCAATTGCAGATTTATTGAGGTAccattgacatataaaattgaaagatgtttaaaatgtacatagtgttaatttgatatacatatgATTGTGAAAGGATTCATTATGATTTGCCCAATGTGAAAGTATTAACGATGGTATTTTCATATAAACGTGTCATTAAATGAAGGTGAGTGTACAAAGGGCTCCTTTCACTTCATCTTTATAAATGAGGAGGCTTCAGCTGGGgctttggttttcaaagtgtgtcccctggaccagcagcattagcATCATGTGGGAACtggccccacccagacctcctgaattCCAAACACTGGGGACAGGGACCCAGGGATCTGTTTTCACAAGCCCTCCATGGGCTCACAACTGTCATGACACCCCCTGAAGTCAGAGCACCACAGAGCAGAGTACTATTCCTGGCCACTATCCACGGGGCCCTCTCTCACTGGGACCTTGATTAATGAAGAGAAGACATCACATTGAGCATTCCAGGCTTAACTTCTTCCAATTGTTTGTTGGTCTCCTTTTTTTTGTCCAGAACAAACCTGCCCACTGGACAAATGCAATCCAACCTGCTCATACAGAAGAAAAACCAATAAAAGCACACTCTCTCCTGCGATGGCAGGTGAGGGATGCTTGGCACTACTTGGGATGAGGAGTAAGTCTGTCTAATGTAGTGATACAGGAGTAGTGAGCCAATTAGGCTGCAGATCTGTAGGTGATGATTTAATCATCTGTCTCTATGTCATGATTATCAGTTTGTCTAAACataggagggggaaatggggtgtTATTTATTGGGTGACTACAGCTCCAACAATGGTTTGTAGTGAAGAGTGGGCAGGATAGAGGTTCAAACCACCTGCAGTAGAGAGACCTAGTTAAGAGAATAACAGGACAGAAGACCAGAGAAAATCctagaaaattttaaggaaatggaatttgagaaatgttCGTTGTCACCTCTCCTGTTACAGATAAATAAGCAGGGCATGGAAGGAACTGAGcaacctgctcaaggtcacattgCTAGTTAGTGGTGTAAACAGGAGGAGAACCCAGGACATGTGGCCAAAGAGCACAACAGCAGAGAAACTTTAAAGTCCAAGAATGCAGATGTCGCTAAGAGAAGTGCCAACCCTAGGGATTTTGGTAGTGGATTCCAAGCCGAAGTGCTTTGTACTCAGAGGAAAGCTCTGGCTCCAGCCCACCTGTGCATCCTCTCTTGTCCCCTCACACAGCCAAGACGCAAGCTCCACAGCTTTCTTCATTTCCCTGTGTGCTTTTCCTGGTGTTGTTCTCTCTGCCTACAATCTCTCCCTGCTACACACGTGTGGCAAAATCCTATCTATCCTTGGAGAGAGCCAACTCAAATGCCATTCCTCTACCAGTACTCTCTGATTTCACTAATCAGCTCTCACCTCTGTGCCGCCACAAATGATCATTCTCCACTCTGATTCCCACGACACTTTGTTTGTATGTTACTTATGACAACACTTTGTACTTTGTGTTGTAGCTATGCTTTACCCTTGTGTTAGAGTATCAGCTTCTTAAGGGCAGGGaccttatttcatcttttcttggtctttttctagttttatttattattttttttatttttttatttatttattttaactgaagtataatgaacatacagtgttctTTTATTACTCTCAGGTGCACaatacaatgattcaacaatCCCACACACTTCTCAGCGCTCATCAAGATTATTGTACTTGTAATTCCCTTTACTTAAATCATCCATTCCCCTACCTgtctcccctttggcaaccaccagtttgttccctgtattcaGGAGTctggggtgtttttttgtttgtctctccttttattttttaattttttttaattcttaaaatttacatAAGTGTGAAAACATATGGCATTTGTTTTACTGAGACCGACATATTTTAATTAGCATTATATACAcccagtccatccatgttgttacaaatggcaaggttctattctttatggctgagtaatagtccattgtacatacatatataccacatcatctttatttattcatctaccCTTGGATACtaaggttgcttccatatcttggctattgtaaataatgctgcaaaaaacaaaagggtgcatatatcttttagaattcATGAAACTAAAATGCTTTCacatagaaaaggaaaccaacaacaacaaaaaaggcaacctaatgaatgggagaagatatttgcaaatggtatatcaataagaggttaatactgaaaataaacaaagagcTTATACAACCAAAGATGCAGAGCTCTGTTACAGTTCCCCCACCAATATCTCATAGGAGCTCTAGATTTCTATGTGCTTGAGAGTACTCCCATTATTGTGCAGGTGACCAGACTGCATTCAGGTGATGATGTCAGGTCAAATAAGTACTGGCACTGCTGAGTTCAAGGTCTACAGTCTGGGCCCTTAAGTGCGGATAAACGAACAGGCTTGCTGGATCCCATAGCTGAGGTAGATAGCAAACCCAATCAGCATCCAGACACCAAATCTCAGCCAGGTGGCAGCTGTCATCTGCATCATAAGGGAGACATTCACAAAGATGctcaggagtgggaggagaggcagagcagggaccttaaagggaaggggagtggagCTCTGTGGCTGTCTCCAGATGACCCCAGTGACCCCAGTGATGAGCGCCAGGAGCAGCACGACCACTGTGATCGGACCTGGGTCTCCAGAAAGCAGACCTGGCCAGTGGGCCAGCACCAGGCAGAGGAGAGTCAGCAGCAGAGCAAGCAGTGAGGAGCAAACATAGACAATCCTGCCAGagagtggagtgggggtggggctgcctggAAAAAATAGTCCCTGTAGAGTCAGCTTCTCTGCTGCAGGTCCGTTCTCCTCCTGCACCTGTGCTTCATCTCCCTCATTCTCCCCCTGCAGCgcttcttcattttcctccttcctcctctcaggCTGATACCTGACGATGAGAACACAAAAAGCTACCAGGGAATAAGATATCAGGGTCCCAATTGACCTCAGGTCCAGAAGATCAATGAGTCCAAAGAAGAATATCATTATTGCTGCAATAATGATAAACATCACAGAGACTACAATGTAGCCATATGTGCCAGTACGGATCCTGGCAAGAAAAGGGAACAGGAGGCGATCCTTTGCCATCATGTATATCACCACACTTATGGGGAATGTAAAGCTCATGTAGCTGTAGaccaaaaaattacaaaatattacaaTAACTACAACATAGTAGGCAGGGGCCCAGCCAATATGGAGAAATATCTCAGGCAAGGTGCTCCCAGGTCGAAGCTGGTATACAAAATATTACAATAACTACAACATAGTAGGCAGGGAATACACCAAAAAGCAGATGAGCAGTGAAACCACAATGGCCATGGGGATGGAATGCTGGGGATTGTGTGATTCTTTGACTCTGGTAACAATAACGCTGAAACCTATAAATGTATAGAAACAGGAAGCTGATCCTCGGAGAAGCCCCTGGAAGCCAAAAGGCATGAATCCTCCAGAGCCCAGAGGACCCAAGCGAGAGGAGTCATTGAGTCCAGCCTGTACGTAGTCCTTTTCTGTGAGGTTCCAGTTGTGTAGGTCCCCCTTAATGAAGCCAGAGATGATGATAAAACTGAGAACCAAAAGCTTCACCAATGTGAAGACTTGGAAAATTCTGAGTAACCCATGGAACCCCACATATTGAATTtccatgaagaaaaacagaaagaggacaAAAAGGTATTTTACATTGTCTGCAAAGAATTGGGGAACTTGCTCTGAGATGCTCTCATGCTGGGTCTCAGAGATCCGGGTCCCAGTCAGGATGTCAAAAGGTAAGAACCAGGCCTGGATCATAATGAACGCATCAGCAACAAAGGAGAGGATGAGGTTCCAGCCAGTGATGAAAGCCCAGAGTTCACCCATAGTGACATAGCTGTAGAGATATGCTGAGCCAGGATGGGGAACCCGGGCACTCAGCTCTGCGTAGCACAGCCCAGCCAACAATGAAGTCAGGCCGGCCACCAGAAAGCAGATCACAATGGATGGTCCTGCTTGATTACTGGCCACCTCATTAGCCAGGAAATACACACCAACACCCACTGTGCGGCACACACCCAGGGCCACTAAATCCAGAGTGCTCATTTTTATGCCAGTTTCATACTCAAACACTCTTTTCTCCAGCGGACGTCTGCGTACCAGCTTTTGACCAAATCTGCGAAGTGCCTGACGCAGCATTCTAGCTGGAATTGAAGAGATTCTAAGGATCAGAGAGCTGTAGCAAGCCCAGGGAGCCAACAGTGTTGAATCTGGTTCAGTGAGGCTGAG from Ailuropoda melanoleuca isolate Jingjing unplaced genomic scaffold, ASM200744v2 unplaced-scaffold73699, whole genome shotgun sequence includes:
- the LOC117800665 gene encoding cationic amino acid transporter 3-like — protein: MLRQALRRFGQKLVRRRPLEKRVFEYETGIKMSTLDLVALGVCRTVGVGVYFLANEVASNQAGPSIVICFLVAGLTSLLAGLCYAELSARVPHPGSAYLYSYVTMGELWAFITGWNLILSFVADAFIMIQAWFLPFDILTGTRISETQHESISEQVPQFFADNVKYLFVLFLFFFMEIQYVGFHGLLRIFQVFTLVKLLVLSFIIISGFIKGDLHNWNLTEKDYVQAGLNDSSRLGPLGSGGFMPFGFQGLLRGSASCFYTFIGFSVIVTRVKESHNPQHSIPMAIVVSLLICFLVYMSFTFPISVVIYMMAKDRLLFPFLARIRTGTYGYIVVSVMFIIIAAIMIFFFGLIDLLDLRSIGTLISYSLVAFCVLIVRYQPERRKEENEEALQGENEGDEAQVQEENGPAAEKLTLQGLFFPGSPTPTPLSGRIVYVCSSLLALLLTLLCLVLAHWPGLLSGDPGPITVVVLLLALITGVTGMTAATWLRFGVWMLIGFAIYLSYGIQQACSFIRT